In Humulus lupulus chromosome 7, drHumLupu1.1, whole genome shotgun sequence, the following are encoded in one genomic region:
- the LOC133792493 gene encoding potassium transporter 4-like, which yields MEPESGISTTHRSTSTTIGQCCLLITLFVAAIFMAEDVEELLLTYQSFGVVYGDLGTSPLYVYSSTFSGKLQKHISQDAIFGAFSLIFWTLIRIPLLKYVIVLLSADDNGEGGTFALYSLLCRHAKFSLFHFDSFQFNSFSITCCILVGLFALQHCGTHRVAFLFAPIVLILLFSIFSIGLYNTIHWNPKVVYAFSPHYIVKFFKETGQDGWISLGGILLSITRTEAMFTDLGHFTALSIRLAFAFVVYPCLVVQYMGQAAYLSKNPDKIHYSFYNSIPESVFWPESNLISVLIKKLRHEDSTLRMIRNRQKILERWEKLRKYVMYTWGFSILDDDHDNKKNGSCCSGDMLKSISGKGSSQKHRQQSRTDSKGLEIEGELPEKKTCYEGVFYNYFSIVLSDGNNLSASRIPL from the exons ATGGAGCCAGAATCTGGGATTTCCACTACTCACCGCTCGACTTCTACTACTATAGGCCAG TGTTGTTTACTGATAACCCTTTTTGTTGCAGCAATTTTCATGGCCGAGGATGTCGAGGAATTGTTACTAACTTATCAGAGCTTTGGTGTAGTTTACGGGGACTTGGGTACTTCACCTCTTTATGTTTACTCAAGCACATTTTCTGGGAAGTTACAGAAACATATTAGCCAAGATGCAATCTTTGGTgctttttcattgatcttttggACTCTTATTCGTATCCCTTTGCTTAAGTATGTCATTGTCTTACTCAGTGCTGATGATAATGGTGAAG GTGGGACCTTTGCTCTTTACTCACTGCTTTGCCGCCATGCTAAGTTTAGTTTGTTTCATTTTGATTCATTTCAATTCAATTCATTTTCG ATTACTTGTTGCATCTTGGTCGGTCTGTTTGCTCTGCAGCACTGTGGCACACATAGAGTTGCCTTTTTATTTGCACCTATCGTATTGATCTTGTTATTTTCCATTTTTTCTATTGGTCTCTACAACACAATACATTGGAACCCAAAAGTTGTTTATGCTTTTTCACCCCATTATATTGTCAAGTTCTTTAAGGAGACTGGTCAAGATGGTTGGATTTCTCTTGGTGGGATTCTTCTTTCTATAACTA GAACCGAAGCTATGTTTACAGACCTTGGTCATTTTACTGCTTTGTCAATAAGG CTTGCGTTTGCTTTTGTTGTATACCCATGTTTGGTTGTACAATACATGGGTCAAGCTGCATACTTGTCCAAAAACCCCGATAAGATTCATTACAGCTTTTATAATTCAATCCCTG AATCTGTATTTTGGCCAGAATCT AATTTGATATCTGTACT AATAAAAAAGCTTCGCCATGAAGATAGCACATTAAGAATGATTAGAAATCGGCAAAAAATACTAGAGCGCTGGGAAAAG TTGAGGAAATATGTGATGTACACATGGGGCTTTAGCATATTAGATGATGACCACGACAACAAGAAAAATGGATCATGTTGTAGTGGTGATATGCTAAAATCTATCAGCGGAAAAGGATCATCACAAAAACATAGGCAACAGAGCAGAACAGATTCTAAG GGGTTGGAGATTGAAGGGGAGTTGCCTGAGAAAAAGACTTGTTATGAAGGAGTATTTTATAATTACTTTAGCATAG TTTTATCTGATGGAAATAATTTATCAGCAAGTAGGATTCCactttga
- the LOC133790067 gene encoding coniferyl alcohol acyltransferase-like: protein MDSGEVLATKSFKVIVRKEEVVAPLLPLQEHWLPMSNLDLLLPPLDFGLFFCYKKPAAAELEDSINNVGANGISTSSVFGVLKKAMAQALLPYYAFAGEVVKNSSGEPELQCSNRGVDFVEAFAEVELEELNFYNPDHSVEGKLVPKKSPGRVLAVQATELKCGGVVVGCSFDHRVADAYSANMFLVSWAELARSKPITHFPSFRRSLLNPRRPGLIDPAFEDMYVPAMPPPPEDPLAPPTDHLISRIYHVKADDLNKLQALASSNDRKRSKLESFSAYLWKLVAKSSQYTDAEKPCRIGIVVDGRKWLSEGENKAMDSYFGNVLSVPFTGKKVSELVEEPLSEVAAEVHESLEAALTKEHFLGLIDWVEALRPVPGMTRIYSYRREDGPSFVVSSGQRFPVSDVDFGWGRPFFGSYHFPWGGDCGYVMPMPSPGGNGDWVVYMHLFRWQLEVIEKVGSQVFKPLTFDYLINCH, encoded by the exons ATGGATTCAGGAGAAGTGTTAGCGACAAAATCATTCAAAGTGATTGTGAGAAAAGAAGAGGTGGTGGCACCACTTCTTCCACTACAAGAGCATTGGCTGCCAATGTCCAACCTCGACCTTCTCCTGCCGCCGCTGGACTTTGGACTTTTCTTCTGCTACAAGAAGCCAGCGGCAGCAGAGCTAGAAGACTCTATCAACAACGTTGGAGCCAACGGGATTTCGACGTCGTCAGTATTTGGGGTACTGAAGAAGGCCATGGCTCAAGCTCTTTTGCCCTACTACGCCTTTGCTGGCGAGGTGGTGAAGAACTCGAGTGGCGAGCCCGAGCTTCAGTGCAGCAACCGTGGGGTTGACTTTGTTGAAGCATTTGCGGAGGTTGAGCTTGAAGAGCTTAACTTTTATAACCCTGATCACAGCGTTGAAGGCAAGCTTGTTCCCAAGAAGAGCCCTGGCCGAGTTCTCGCTGTCCAG GCGACTGAGCTCAAGTGTGGTGGAGTGGTGGTTGGATGCTCATTCGACCACCGCGTAGCCGACGCATACTCAGCCAACATGTTCTTAGTTTCATGGGCGGAACTGGCTCGCTCCAAGCCCATTACGCACTTCCCTTCGTTCCGGCGCTCACTTCTCAACCCACGCCGCCCGGGCCTCATCGACCCCGCCTTCGAAGACATGTACGTCCCGGCTATGCCGCCACCACCGGAAGACCCTTTAGCTCCCCCCACCGACCATCTCATAAGCCGCATATACCACGTCAAAGCCGATGATCTCAACAAGCTTCAAGCCCTAGCCAGCTCGAACGACCGCAAGAGAAGCAAGCTTGAGTCTTTCAGTGCATATTTGTGGAAGTTGGTGGCCAAAAGTTCTCAGTACACTGATGCAGAAAAGCCATGCAGGATAGGGATTGTCGTGGATGGGAGAAAGTGGTTAAGCGAAGGAGAAAACAAAGCGATGGATTCTTACTTCGGCAATGTATTGTCCGTTCCTTTTACGGGCAAGAAAGTTAGTGAGCTAGTCGAAGAGCCGCTCAGTGAAGTGGCTGCTGAAGTTCATGAGTCCTTGGAAGCGGCGCTGACGAAGGAGCATTTCTTGGGGCTGATTGATTGGGTTGAGGCTCTTCGTCCAGTTCCCGGAATGACAAGGATTTATAGTTACCGGAGGGAAGATGGGCCATCTTTTGTGGTGTCGTCGGGCCAGAGGTTTCCGGTTTCGGATGTGGATTTCGGGTGGGGCAGGCCGTTTTTCGGGTCGTACCATTTCCCGTGGGGCGGAGACTGTGGCTACGTGATGCCGATGCCGAGCCCTGGCGGGAACGGAGATTGGGTGGTGTACATGCACCTCTTTAGGTGGCAGCTGGAGGTGATAGAGAAGGTGGGTTCTCAGGTCTTTAAGCCATTGACTTTTGATTACCTAATCAACTGTCATTGA